The following are encoded in a window of Roseivirga misakiensis genomic DNA:
- a CDS encoding ABC transporter permease codes for MWRNYLKVALRNIRKNRIYTITNIIGLSSAMMGFIIVALYINYEISYDKFHDDVEDIKVVKLKYSDRYGGGFNVFTPAVFADAIEKEVPNIEAITTTSTGVANLKVINDKNESISEPYYQFQESFFDVFSFTAAYGDLEGALSDPKSIVISKETALKYFNETNVVGKSLKIEKQGEFVVKAVLNDFPANSQFQPHIVIPLVARNSRQALQSWDMNTYFIYLKTSKGANEDEIKAQLEALYAKNVPEGGMYKSEVQLTPFADSYWDWSRSGASMNNRNKGLGANKDVMLICGILAAILMIIALTNYVNMAVSRAIQRAKEVGIRKVNGALPKQLIAQFLSESVVFSLISLVVAVIALELIIPSVSNLMGIEMSIDYLKPLQIVMLIGYAVLCGLLAGIYPAFFLSRFEPSRILKTRMMGNTRSKTLFRVLLWFQFTLCAFLITVMSMMNGQIDHYFNYDLGFTKEQVVAVPFPNQNEAEAERFLNAVNSNSLVLGTTIGPLPAGAAGANHVFYGEKSVRYAESFQTDETFISTLGIHITAGRNLAPAISTDFSEGVIINELLAKKLELEQPVGATVQLDIYGQGKVNKRVIAVIEDVFLKGPSSPVRPLTILPTKKLISPRQNLLVKLDKDNMKEGLSSVEAAFAGIYKDEVMAFEFLDAAYAKNYHRIQRLTTIISGVTTLIIAVSLFGLFAMIAFNISFRMREIGVRKVLGVSFFELQWTLSKLYLAVITIALISAIPAAYLLMDNLLNAYFNRLPLTSSHGLYAGLAIYLLATITVLAKGLSTLKLNPVNILRND; via the coding sequence ATGTGGAGAAACTACCTTAAAGTCGCTTTACGCAACATTCGTAAGAATAGAATTTACACGATAACCAATATCATTGGATTGTCTTCGGCTATGATGGGCTTTATCATCGTAGCCTTATATATCAATTATGAGATTTCTTATGACAAATTTCATGATGATGTTGAGGATATAAAGGTTGTCAAATTAAAGTATTCCGATCGATATGGAGGTGGCTTCAATGTTTTTACTCCAGCTGTTTTCGCGGATGCCATTGAAAAGGAAGTACCAAATATTGAGGCCATTACAACCACCTCTACTGGCGTCGCTAATTTAAAAGTCATCAATGATAAAAATGAGTCGATAAGCGAGCCATATTATCAATTTCAAGAGTCGTTTTTCGATGTATTTTCATTCACGGCTGCATACGGTGACTTAGAAGGGGCCTTAAGCGATCCAAAAAGCATAGTCATTTCTAAAGAAACGGCTTTAAAGTATTTCAATGAAACTAATGTTGTTGGCAAGTCTCTAAAAATCGAAAAACAGGGTGAGTTTGTGGTCAAAGCGGTTTTGAATGACTTTCCAGCCAATTCTCAGTTTCAACCACATATAGTCATCCCATTAGTGGCGCGAAACTCAAGACAAGCTTTGCAGTCATGGGATATGAACACCTATTTCATTTACCTAAAAACTTCGAAAGGCGCTAACGAAGATGAAATTAAGGCCCAACTAGAGGCGCTATATGCTAAAAATGTACCTGAAGGCGGGATGTATAAGAGCGAGGTTCAATTAACTCCTTTTGCTGACTCATATTGGGATTGGTCGAGAAGTGGTGCATCCATGAACAACAGAAACAAAGGCCTCGGAGCCAATAAAGATGTCATGTTGATTTGCGGAATTCTAGCCGCTATCCTGATGATCATAGCCCTTACAAATTATGTGAATATGGCTGTGTCTAGAGCCATTCAAAGGGCGAAGGAGGTGGGCATAAGAAAGGTTAATGGTGCTCTGCCAAAACAGTTGATCGCTCAATTTCTGTCCGAGTCAGTTGTATTCTCTTTGATCAGTTTGGTGGTAGCCGTCATAGCATTAGAACTGATAATACCATCAGTTTCAAACCTTATGGGCATAGAAATGAGTATCGACTATTTGAAACCACTTCAAATTGTGATGCTTATTGGTTATGCAGTGCTTTGTGGCCTTTTAGCAGGAATTTATCCAGCATTTTTTCTTTCTCGTTTTGAACCGAGTAGGATATTAAAAACACGCATGATGGGTAACACGAGGAGTAAAACGCTCTTTAGAGTACTGCTTTGGTTTCAGTTTACGCTGTGTGCTTTCTTGATTACTGTCATGTCAATGATGAATGGCCAAATAGACCATTATTTCAATTACGATTTAGGCTTTACAAAGGAGCAAGTTGTCGCTGTACCATTTCCTAACCAGAATGAAGCGGAAGCCGAAAGGTTTCTAAATGCTGTCAATAGTAATTCACTGGTACTCGGAACAACGATCGGGCCTTTACCAGCTGGGGCGGCAGGCGCGAACCATGTCTTTTATGGTGAAAAGTCGGTTCGCTATGCTGAAAGTTTTCAAACGGATGAAACCTTTATCTCTACGCTCGGAATCCATATCACCGCAGGCCGAAATCTAGCCCCAGCGATCTCTACTGATTTTTCTGAAGGCGTAATCATTAATGAATTGCTTGCCAAGAAGCTCGAATTAGAGCAACCTGTCGGGGCTACGGTTCAGTTAGATATTTATGGTCAGGGTAAAGTGAATAAACGTGTCATCGCGGTTATAGAAGATGTCTTCCTCAAAGGACCTTCATCGCCAGTACGGCCACTGACTATTCTGCCTACTAAAAAATTGATATCACCACGGCAAAACTTACTAGTAAAACTAGATAAGGACAATATGAAAGAGGGACTCTCTTCTGTTGAAGCGGCTTTTGCAGGTATTTATAAAGATGAAGTGATGGCCTTTGAGTTTTTGGATGCTGCTTATGCTAAAAACTATCACCGAATACAGCGGTTGACGACAATCATCAGTGGCGTGACTACCTTAATCATAGCCGTATCTCTTTTCGGACTGTTTGCCATGATTGCCTTTAATATTTCATTCCGTATGAGAGAAATTGGTGTTAGAAAAGTACTTGGGGTTTCCTTTTTCGAATTACAATGGACGCTATCCAAACTATATCTAGCGGTCATCACCATAGCTTTGATTTCAGCTATACCAGCTGCCTATTTATTGATGGATAACCTATTAAATGCCTATTTCAACAGACTTCCACTGACATCTAGTCATGGCCTGTACGCTGGTCTGGCCATCTACTTGTTAGCAACCATTACGGTACTAGCCAAAGGCTTGTCGACCCTAAAGCTCAATCCAGTTAACATTCTTAGAAACGATTAA
- a CDS encoding ABC transporter permease — protein sequence MLKSYLKSAIRNLLRNKAYAAINISGLALGIAGCLLISMFVKDELTYDSWHANKADIYRITTISNFQGQERVMHASSYPEAKAFGEEIPEVKAFARLRNEGATVNLDEEYIDEKRLTFAEKSLFEIFDFELVDGAFDKALSNLESIVLTESSSNKYFGTSKSVGKTLRIDVGKGFEDFVVSAVITDHPSNSSFTFDMLMSWTKLETIKDQWSMNAWFITPISSFLLLDENADLNSVLAKMREVRNLRNPESADTGEMGRANDSGLLPLKDVHFEGSNGKNDISQSYILSGIAVLILIVACFNFANLTFVNSIRRAKEVGVRKTIGAGKKQLISQFLFEATVICLISFLLGVILAEIALPSFETIIDKEFNRGLTHDKSILLLCFASVLFASLLSVIYPSFFLSKLKVTRVFKGGISIGGKQLLTKSMVTFQFLIAIVFVIVTVSINKQHLFLVNKDKGYNDENLIKLVIPQDDSKAIAERFKNELSKNPNITAIGAVGDFSEAMFLEDEDGQRILIPISNADPDYLNTLEIDLVAGRAFTRADLMKPDENNPSIPVLLNESLVNSLGFDNPIGKTIDDDKYRIVGVISDIQVYSAKSKINSVILKAESHVGNRYLVDNIYVRYQEGKLSDVIQSINDRWREILPFSPTAITFMDVYNESLYKKEALWSKTLNYSSILAIVVAVMGLLGLVSFSATQRRKEICIRKVLGAPVRTLLFMLNQGFMRLLILSIIIAIPIAYFIIERFLEDYVNRIEITFTLFAIPVLVTFLIAWLTVSSITIRSAKRNPINDLHYE from the coding sequence ATGTTAAAAAGTTATCTAAAATCTGCTATTCGAAACCTTTTGAGAAATAAGGCCTATGCTGCTATAAATATTAGCGGTTTAGCCTTAGGAATAGCGGGATGTTTGCTTATAAGCATGTTCGTCAAAGATGAATTGACTTATGATAGTTGGCATGCAAATAAGGCCGATATCTATAGAATTACCACCATTTCTAACTTTCAGGGTCAGGAAAGAGTCATGCATGCGAGCTCATATCCTGAAGCCAAAGCATTTGGCGAAGAAATACCAGAAGTAAAAGCTTTTGCCAGATTAAGAAACGAAGGGGCAACCGTAAATCTGGATGAGGAATATATAGATGAAAAACGATTGACCTTTGCAGAGAAATCGCTATTTGAAATATTCGATTTTGAATTGGTAGATGGTGCTTTTGATAAAGCACTGTCCAATTTGGAGTCTATTGTACTCACGGAGAGTTCTTCGAATAAATACTTTGGAACGTCGAAGTCAGTAGGTAAAACCTTAAGGATTGACGTAGGGAAGGGGTTTGAAGATTTTGTAGTGAGTGCGGTCATCACCGACCACCCATCTAACTCAAGTTTTACATTCGACATGCTCATGTCATGGACCAAGCTAGAAACCATTAAAGACCAATGGTCCATGAATGCTTGGTTTATCACTCCTATATCTTCATTTCTTTTACTCGACGAAAACGCTGATCTCAATAGTGTGCTTGCCAAAATGCGAGAAGTCAGAAACCTGCGCAACCCTGAGAGTGCAGATACTGGAGAAATGGGTAGGGCAAATGACAGTGGATTGCTTCCATTAAAAGATGTACACTTTGAAGGAAGTAATGGCAAAAATGATATCAGCCAATCGTATATCCTCTCAGGTATCGCGGTTCTAATTCTAATAGTGGCGTGCTTCAATTTTGCTAACCTTACATTCGTAAATTCTATTAGAAGAGCCAAAGAGGTCGGGGTAAGAAAAACGATCGGAGCAGGTAAAAAGCAGCTTATTTCACAGTTTCTTTTCGAGGCCACAGTAATTTGCCTCATATCATTTTTGTTGGGTGTTATTCTAGCAGAAATTGCCCTTCCATCTTTCGAAACTATCATAGATAAGGAGTTTAATCGAGGTCTCACCCATGATAAGTCAATATTGCTATTATGCTTCGCGAGTGTCCTTTTTGCATCCTTGTTATCGGTAATTTATCCTTCGTTCTTTTTATCAAAACTAAAAGTTACAAGAGTATTCAAAGGAGGAATAAGCATAGGTGGTAAGCAATTACTCACCAAATCGATGGTCACTTTTCAATTTCTGATTGCCATTGTTTTTGTGATCGTCACAGTTTCGATCAATAAGCAACATTTGTTTCTGGTCAATAAGGATAAAGGTTATAATGATGAGAACCTGATCAAATTGGTAATACCCCAAGATGACTCAAAAGCTATTGCTGAGCGGTTTAAAAACGAGCTATCGAAAAACCCAAATATTACCGCTATTGGCGCTGTAGGTGATTTTTCTGAAGCCATGTTCCTCGAAGATGAGGATGGTCAAAGAATACTCATCCCGATTAGCAATGCCGATCCCGATTATCTGAATACTTTGGAGATAGATTTAGTGGCAGGGAGGGCGTTTACACGTGCTGACCTTATGAAACCAGACGAGAATAATCCATCAATTCCTGTGCTCCTAAATGAGTCATTAGTGAACTCATTAGGATTCGATAACCCTATTGGCAAGACCATCGACGATGATAAATACCGAATAGTGGGGGTAATCAGTGATATCCAGGTCTATTCGGCGAAGTCAAAGATTAATTCTGTAATTCTAAAGGCCGAAAGCCATGTAGGTAACCGATACCTCGTCGATAACATCTATGTTAGGTATCAGGAAGGTAAACTTTCGGATGTCATCCAATCTATCAATGATAGGTGGAGAGAAATACTCCCTTTTTCGCCTACTGCTATCACTTTTATGGATGTTTACAATGAAAGCCTGTATAAAAAAGAGGCGTTGTGGTCCAAGACTTTGAACTATTCATCGATCCTTGCCATAGTAGTAGCCGTGATGGGTCTTTTGGGGCTAGTTAGCTTTTCTGCTACCCAAAGGCGAAAAGAAATTTGTATCAGAAAGGTGCTGGGAGCACCAGTTAGAACACTCCTTTTCATGTTAAACCAAGGGTTTATGCGACTATTAATCTTATCGATAATAATCGCCATACCTATCGCTTATTTTATCATTGAGCGTTTTCTTGAAGACTATGTAAATCGTATTGAAATCACTTTCACACTTTTTGCGATACCAGTCCTAGTAACTTTTTTAATTGCCTGGCTCACAGTGTCTTCAATAACAATTAGGTCCGCCAAAAGAAACCCTATTAATGACCTTCACTATGAATAA
- a CDS encoding ABC transporter permease encodes MNKNLKSAVRNLVKKRLFSLVNIASLTFGLVCALFIGTYVIHEFSFDRQINEHESVYRVTNLRDNNERGVIIQTAIKPYLDTQVDQVDQAARVQRSAPKVFKVADKLIRERNGYYADFEVLDILGFEIVEGNQNEALKAKESIIISEALSEKYFSNTSAIGQVIELNKRNSDVPLKLTVSGVFKNVQPNNHFRPEYLISMDVVASLGHKPIDQEWGNANCFTYLKLKEGVDPEQIDTRIKDLVVENSPYDMGGIYELKLQPLADIHMQDFVAFGDIPGQVSKSNMFILSGIGFLIILLVCINFFNMSTARSLERAKEIGIRKSIGASRRNLVVQFMTESALQVSIGLVLSVILVEVLDESITSLTGLNFNVNAMVLAFGYFNFACFTLGLWLFLVVGSGFYPALIISKFKPVESLKGKINMGRSKVGLSKILLVLQFTITLSIGIIALIVYSQVSFMQVKDPGFQRDTMISVDIFDRDTGKSFLNELKKEPLIESISFTDSNVINIFNSSTGYSWPGKSPDATVRMYHMSIDDQFIPSMGIELLAGRNLDDDLSTDDNSILVNQAAAKLMGIESFDELPIITNGKGEYETKLNVIGVIKNFQSGTLRDADKPIILRRNQQRLFRACIKLAPTNQDKAIASINRVWDSLIPDEPFEYAAMNESYERMLAKDKASGNTLLFFTVISVAISFFGLFGMTSLNIQSRIKELGIRKILGAHYKDIFGAISREFKYSMLLALLIGVPLAWTLGSQWLNEFTHRIELTSAIPIKVAVGMSVLGLLTVCFCMLKFTRKNPVDTLREN; translated from the coding sequence ATGAATAAGAATCTTAAAAGTGCTGTACGAAATTTAGTCAAGAAGAGATTGTTCTCTCTTGTCAATATTGCCAGTTTAACATTCGGTCTGGTCTGTGCTTTGTTTATTGGGACTTATGTAATTCACGAATTCAGTTTCGATAGACAGATAAATGAACATGAATCCGTTTATCGGGTGACCAATCTTAGGGATAACAACGAAAGAGGAGTTATTATCCAAACTGCCATTAAACCTTATTTAGATACACAAGTAGATCAGGTAGACCAAGCCGCTAGAGTGCAACGTAGCGCACCTAAAGTTTTCAAAGTAGCCGATAAACTCATTAGAGAGCGAAATGGATACTATGCCGACTTTGAGGTACTAGATATTCTTGGCTTCGAGATTGTAGAGGGCAATCAGAATGAAGCGCTAAAAGCAAAAGAATCTATCATTATATCGGAAGCCTTAAGTGAAAAATATTTCTCTAATACCTCTGCCATTGGTCAAGTGATTGAGCTAAATAAACGTAATAGCGATGTGCCATTGAAGCTTACGGTTAGTGGAGTTTTCAAAAATGTACAGCCTAACAACCACTTTAGACCTGAGTATCTCATCAGTATGGATGTTGTGGCAAGTCTTGGCCATAAACCAATTGATCAGGAATGGGGCAATGCAAATTGTTTTACTTACCTGAAGTTAAAAGAAGGCGTCGATCCTGAACAAATTGATACGCGCATAAAGGACCTGGTTGTTGAAAATAGCCCATATGATATGGGAGGGATATATGAATTAAAACTACAGCCACTTGCCGATATTCATATGCAAGACTTTGTGGCTTTTGGAGACATTCCTGGCCAGGTAAGCAAGTCAAATATGTTTATACTTTCTGGTATCGGATTTCTCATCATCCTGCTGGTTTGTATTAACTTTTTCAATATGTCCACAGCCCGATCTTTAGAAAGAGCAAAGGAGATTGGTATTAGAAAGTCGATCGGTGCTTCCAGACGAAATCTGGTTGTTCAGTTTATGACAGAATCGGCTTTACAAGTGTCGATAGGGCTTGTTCTAAGTGTCATACTCGTGGAAGTATTGGACGAATCTATAACTTCATTGACCGGCCTAAACTTTAATGTAAATGCCATGGTCTTGGCTTTTGGTTATTTCAATTTCGCCTGTTTTACACTTGGTTTATGGCTATTCTTAGTCGTTGGATCTGGGTTTTACCCTGCCTTAATTATCTCCAAGTTCAAGCCAGTTGAGTCTTTGAAAGGTAAGATTAACATGGGTAGGTCAAAAGTTGGCCTGAGCAAGATCTTGCTTGTGCTTCAATTTACTATAACCCTATCCATTGGCATCATTGCGCTGATTGTTTACAGTCAAGTGTCATTTATGCAAGTAAAGGATCCTGGTTTTCAGAGAGATACCATGATTTCTGTTGATATTTTCGATCGAGATACTGGTAAGTCATTCTTAAATGAATTAAAGAAAGAACCATTGATCGAATCGATCTCATTCACCGATAGTAATGTCATCAATATCTTTAATTCAAGTACAGGGTATAGCTGGCCAGGCAAGTCTCCTGACGCCACGGTACGCATGTATCACATGAGTATCGATGATCAGTTTATTCCTTCTATGGGTATCGAATTACTAGCCGGTCGAAATCTAGACGATGATTTGTCGACAGATGATAACTCCATCCTCGTCAATCAGGCTGCGGCAAAACTAATGGGAATTGAGTCTTTTGATGAATTGCCAATCATTACAAATGGAAAAGGAGAGTACGAAACAAAACTCAATGTTATAGGCGTGATCAAGAATTTCCAATCGGGAACACTGAGAGATGCGGATAAACCAATTATTCTCCGTAGAAACCAGCAAAGGTTATTCAGAGCATGCATTAAACTTGCTCCAACTAACCAAGATAAAGCTATTGCCAGCATTAATCGAGTTTGGGATTCTTTAATCCCAGATGAACCATTCGAATATGCCGCTATGAATGAAAGTTACGAGCGCATGTTGGCAAAGGATAAAGCCTCGGGAAATACACTACTCTTCTTTACTGTGATCAGTGTGGCTATTTCATTCTTTGGATTATTTGGAATGACGAGCTTAAATATTCAATCCAGAATAAAGGAGCTCGGTATTCGAAAAATACTGGGTGCCCACTACAAAGACATTTTCGGTGCTATTTCAAGAGAGTTTAAATACTCCATGTTATTGGCATTACTGATTGGAGTGCCATTGGCATGGACTTTAGGCAGTCAATGGCTCAACGAATTCACTCATAGAATTGAACTGACCAGTGCTATTCCTATAAAGGTAGCAGTCGGAATGTCCGTGTTAGGGCTTTTAACAGTTTGTTTCTGCATGCTGAAATTTACCCGAAAAAACCCAGTAGACACTTTACGAGAAAATTGA
- a CDS encoding ABC transporter permease, whose amino-acid sequence MWTNYLKIALRRLIGNKLYTLTNLVGLSIGFAAVLIIFLFVQKEKSFDKFHDGNDRLYRLIRVTNSENADTRSVRTSAAISTFIKSDLPQIEAVTRYSNGGVVTYPDSLTYNKQNVKLNIKRVDTDFFNVFSFGLLLGEYPDYELQPNSTVLTESLAKDIFGSTKKALGEKISIGKSQWTIVGVLEDVPTNSSIQFNIASSYVEANKQFPFKFTDWRVPSIETVYKFSKGITDEQKAEVLKKITEEHNLQDKQGSNIQYASQAVKDIHFDVKLVDGVANKIDPSYLTIFSLIALIVLISSVTNYASLTLSQSVERVKEIGIRKTIGAEKWQLLLIYFVESLVLTSLSFVLGLIIVEALVPQLELLLGRNLGIDLFGSPSVLFGAYCVAILTALISTAYPALIVSSKNLTDLRGSAKRSSLFNKSFFIDLVNGFQVAVFLFLISATVFINKQFHFIQNENLGFDKDQVVVVNVNTRESIFKKEALKAEFAKSPYVSSQSLATTFPSQSRAVFYNKELDINYAEYQVEADYVNVLDLELIEGRMLEDIPSNKDYVLINESAAKVFSNASAIGKKFNGKEVIGIVKDFHFESKQSPIRPLAIRLFDNDGFGNLLVKLKGESPKEALADLLDRFDKVTGSTNFKYSFLDERYDRMYSSEMVILRVIGIFTSVALLIAVMGILGSSAYTVKRKIKEVSIKKVLGASLLDITSSINARGLLRMILGALVAVPLAYLCINNWLNDFAYHIDLELIAFVPIIGLAALVILPAMGIHTTRAFFANTIDHLKED is encoded by the coding sequence ATGTGGACTAACTATTTGAAAATAGCATTAAGACGATTAATCGGTAATAAGCTCTATACCCTAACAAACCTAGTTGGTTTATCTATAGGGTTTGCGGCCGTTCTAATCATCTTCCTATTTGTTCAAAAAGAAAAGTCCTTCGATAAATTTCACGATGGTAATGACCGACTCTACAGATTAATCAGAGTTACAAATTCCGAGAATGCTGATACGCGTTCAGTACGTACTTCAGCAGCAATTTCAACTTTCATAAAAAGCGATTTACCGCAAATTGAGGCAGTCACCAGATATTCCAATGGTGGGGTAGTAACTTACCCAGATTCATTGACTTACAACAAGCAAAATGTCAAACTGAATATAAAACGAGTTGATACCGACTTTTTTAATGTGTTCTCTTTTGGTTTACTACTTGGTGAATACCCAGATTATGAGTTACAGCCGAATAGCACCGTTTTAACAGAGTCGTTAGCCAAAGACATATTTGGATCAACTAAGAAGGCATTAGGAGAAAAAATAAGCATAGGTAAAAGTCAATGGACAATTGTGGGAGTACTCGAAGATGTTCCTACGAATTCATCGATTCAGTTCAACATAGCTTCTTCTTATGTAGAGGCCAATAAACAATTCCCTTTCAAATTCACTGATTGGCGGGTGCCCTCGATTGAAACCGTCTATAAGTTTTCAAAAGGCATAACTGACGAACAAAAAGCTGAAGTACTTAAAAAAATCACTGAAGAACATAACCTTCAGGATAAACAGGGATCGAATATCCAATATGCTAGCCAGGCGGTTAAAGACATCCATTTCGATGTAAAACTTGTGGATGGCGTGGCCAACAAAATAGACCCAAGTTATCTCACCATATTTAGTCTAATTGCTCTGATTGTTTTGATCAGTTCGGTTACTAATTATGCATCCCTAACACTTTCTCAATCGGTAGAAAGAGTTAAGGAAATTGGTATTAGGAAAACTATTGGTGCTGAAAAATGGCAGCTTCTGCTCATTTATTTTGTCGAATCGTTGGTTTTAACAAGCCTGTCTTTTGTTTTAGGGCTGATTATAGTCGAAGCATTGGTTCCTCAGCTAGAATTGTTGCTAGGCAGAAACTTGGGCATTGATTTATTCGGGTCGCCTAGCGTTTTGTTTGGGGCATATTGCGTGGCTATTTTAACGGCATTAATATCTACGGCTTACCCAGCGCTGATCGTCTCTAGTAAGAACCTGACGGATCTTAGGGGTTCGGCAAAACGATCCAGTTTATTCAATAAGTCGTTTTTTATTGACTTGGTCAATGGATTTCAAGTGGCAGTGTTCCTATTCTTAATTTCTGCCACTGTATTTATCAATAAACAGTTTCATTTTATACAAAATGAGAACCTTGGTTTTGACAAAGATCAAGTGGTAGTAGTAAATGTGAATACACGTGAAAGTATCTTTAAAAAAGAGGCCTTAAAGGCTGAATTTGCTAAAAGTCCGTATGTTTCATCACAGAGCTTGGCTACAACATTTCCCTCACAATCACGTGCGGTCTTCTATAATAAGGAATTGGATATTAACTATGCTGAATATCAAGTAGAAGCGGACTACGTAAATGTACTAGACTTAGAACTCATTGAAGGCCGGATGCTTGAAGATATTCCATCTAACAAGGATTATGTTTTGATTAACGAATCTGCGGCCAAGGTCTTTAGTAATGCCAGTGCTATTGGTAAAAAGTTTAATGGAAAAGAAGTGATCGGGATCGTAAAAGACTTTCACTTCGAATCAAAGCAATCGCCTATTCGACCTTTGGCTATTCGACTTTTCGACAATGATGGATTTGGAAATTTATTAGTCAAGTTGAAGGGAGAGAGTCCAAAAGAAGCGCTTGCCGATCTGTTGGATCGATTCGATAAAGTCACGGGCTCAACAAACTTTAAATATTCGTTTTTAGACGAACGCTATGACAGAATGTATAGCAGTGAAATGGTCATTTTGCGTGTTATAGGCATATTTACAAGTGTCGCGTTGCTCATCGCTGTGATGGGAATACTCGGTTCCAGTGCTTACACAGTGAAGCGAAAAATTAAAGAAGTAAGCATTAAAAAAGTACTAGGTGCCAGTTTGCTTGATATTACGAGCTCGATAAATGCTCGAGGGCTTCTGAGAATGATACTCGGTGCGCTGGTTGCTGTGCCTTTGGCTTACTTATGTATCAACAATTGGCTAAATGATTTCGCTTACCATATCGACTTGGAGTTGATAGCTTTTGTACCAATAATAGGCCTTGCAGCACTTGTTATTTTGCCTGCCATGGGTATACATACAACTCGAGCCTTTTTTGCCAACACAATTGATCACTTAAAAGAAGACTAA